Proteins encoded together in one Benincasa hispida cultivar B227 chromosome 1, ASM972705v1, whole genome shotgun sequence window:
- the LOC120087875 gene encoding zinc finger protein ZAT9-like, which produces MELQPQDHQEQKQHLCKLCNKSFSNGKVLGGHMRSHRSNQNPPKKRKKNSIPGSYSLRENPKKSWKFSAPNGENGETLLQENQCKICGKGFDSSKALFGHMRHHSGRRKELIRRCKECNKEFENLKSLSSHMKSHCQSSVAGGGQSDGETLGLLRRKRSRRTRCKLGGSNYPYCCSSSSSDLIEYSSSSVVDVIEPDVEELAVCLLMLSKGVGNFGAEFSSESIGGSHFSGFEAKSPLNRTAHYEVELEERVKMEFQEVGYHYAEVELGMPKLDDDDESGIGFCEIVRENELKSLKKGEIEDFCVKGCDVEMEGNHQCDVCLKVFGSGQALGGHKRAHLLKPSLMELEEEDDNENKDEDGDEEEDDDDEFKPWLNGDDENEQQQQVMGLVSSN; this is translated from the coding sequence ATGGAGCTTCAACCTCAAGATCATCAAGAACAGAAGCAGCACCTCTGTAAGCTCTGCAACAAGAGCTTCTCAAATGGCAAAGTCTTGGGCGGCCATATGAGGTCTCATCGCAGCAACCAAAATCCACCCAAAAAGCGCAAAAAGAACTCAATCCCCGGTTCTTATAGCCTGAGAGAAAACCCCAAAAAGTCCTGGAAATTCTCAGCTCCAAATGGGGAAAATGGCGAAACCCTTTTGCAAGAAAATCAATGCAAAATATGCGGCAAAGGGTTCGATTCCTCTAAAGCGTTATTTGGGCACATGAGGCATCATTCTGGAAGAAGAAAGGAACTGATCCGCCGATGTAAAGAATGTAATAAGGAGTTCGAAAATCTCAAATCTCTCAGTTCTCATATGAAGTCTCATTGTCAATCGTCTGTCGCTGGCGGCGGCCAATCGGACGGTGAAACTTTGGGGCTTTTGCGGCGGAAGAGATCCAGAAGGACGAGGTGTAAGTTAGGTGGTTCCAATTACCCTTATTGCtgttcttcctcttcttctgatttgattgaatattcatcttcttctgtTGTTGATGTAATCGAACCTGATGTTGAAGAGTTAGCTGTCTGTTTGTTGATGCTGTCCAAAGGGGTGGGTAATTTTGGGGCTGAGTTTAGTTCTGAATCTATTGGTGGTAGTCATTTTAGTGGTTTTGAAGCTAAATCACCATTGAATAGAACAGCCCATTATGAAGTAGAATTAGAAGAAAGAGTTAAAATGGAATTCCAAGAAGTTGGATACCATTATGCCGAGGTTGAATTGGGGATGCCAAAgcttgatgatgatgatgaatcTGGAATTGGATTTTGTGAAATAGTGAGGGAAAATGAGTTGAAATCTTTAAAGAAAGGTGAGATTGAAGATTTTTGTGTGAAAGGTTGTGATGTGGAAATGGAGGGGAATCATCAGTGTGATGTGTGTTTGAAGGTGTTTGGATCAGGGCAGGCATTGGGAGGCCACAAGAGAGCTCATCTTTTGAAACCCAGCTTAATGgagcttgaagaagaagatgataatgaaaataaagatgaagatggagatgaagaagaggatgacgATGATGAGTTCAAGCCATGGTTGAATGGAGATGATGAAAATGAGCAACAGCAGCAGGTGATGGGTCTGGTTTCTTCAAACTGA
- the LOC120091546 gene encoding uncharacterized protein LOC120091546 has protein sequence MKIGLTMKNKLGFIDSSIVHPTGEMHQSWIVCNSVVTTWILNSLSKEISASVYFSDLAQDIWVDLQEQYQRKNCLHAYQIRRELSNLTQSQDSVTTYYAKWKTLWNELASYRPSCSCGRCTCDGVKDLNTYLQTEHVMTFLMGLNESFSQIHTQLLLMELEPSINKAFSSVIQEVEQRTIPSYQTIVSNQSTQNAALLVKNTSSNANSNQSSLSNNNKKKDRLSYTHCNIPGHTVDQCYKVHRYPPSYRSNQKSSSSKSESFSSTSTSGSSDSSSFENSSAQQRQGLLFMPQSHLAKAKLEAEISSQNHIAGSER, from the coding sequence ATGAAGATTGGACTTACCATGAAGAACAAACTTGGCTTCATCGATAGTTCTATCGTCCATCCCACCGGTGAAATGCATCAATCTTGGATCGTTTGTAACAGTGTAGTCACGACATGGATTTTGAATTCCTTATCCAAAGAAATTTCTGCAAGCGTCTACTTCTCTGATTTAGCGCAAGACATTTGGGTAGATCTACAAGAACAATACCAAAGAAAGAATTGTCTGCATGCTTATCAAATTAGACGAGAATTGTCCAATTTAACACAATCGCAGGACTCTGTTACTACATATTATGCCAAATGGAAGACCTTATGGAATGAGTTAGCCTCCTACAGACCTTCTTGCTCTTGTGGACGATGCACATGTGATGGAGTGAAGGATTTGAACACTTATTTACAAACTGAACATGTAATGACCTTTCTTATGGGACTCAACGAATCTTTCAGTCAAATTCATACACAGTTACTTCTCATGGAGTTGGAACCTTCGATCAATAAGGCCTTTTCTTCCGTCATTCAAGAAGTTGAACAACGAACCATCCCTTCTTATCAGACTATTGTCTCTAACCAATCGACACAAAATGCTGCTCTTCTAGTAAAAAATACTTCTTCGAATGCCAATTCCAATCAGTCATCTTTGTCAAATAATAACAAGAAGAAAGATCGACTGAGCTACACTCATTGCAATATTCCTGGCCACACGGTTGATCAATGCTATAAGGTTCATAGATATCCCCCCAGTTATCGATCTAATCAGAAAAGTTCGTCCTCCAAGTCTGAATCCTTTTCTTCCACTTCTACTTCTGGTTCTTCTGATAGCAGCTCATTTGAAAATTCATCAGCACAACAACGTCAAGGACTTCTCTTTATGCCTCAATCACATCTTGCAAAGGCCAAACTGGAAGCTGAGATTTCTTCTCAGAATCACATAGCAG